The following proteins are co-located in the Halocatena salina genome:
- a CDS encoding IclR family transcriptional regulator, which produces MSEWESPGRSLKTIETATTILDTVQRLEGAKLSEIAVAVDLAESTVHGYLTTLESLGYLTRNDQGYHIGLEFLNKGGHARARTPAYELIIPKVDSLASQTGERIQFIVEENGYGYYIHVATGENAILVDAHIGKRVHLHASSAGKAILSTLPEVRVDAILDQRGMPSYTPATITTRADLADELAAIRERGYSISNEESISGLTGIGVPIRSDTRREPIGAISLSVSPHRLDNDHFEDEISNTLLRTVNEIELDLQYR; this is translated from the coding sequence ATGAGTGAATGGGAATCACCGGGACGTTCCCTGAAGACAATCGAGACGGCCACGACGATTCTTGATACAGTGCAGCGACTTGAGGGTGCGAAGCTGAGTGAGATTGCGGTTGCAGTCGACCTTGCTGAGAGTACCGTCCATGGGTATCTAACGACTCTCGAATCGCTCGGCTACCTCACTCGCAACGACCAGGGCTATCATATCGGACTGGAGTTCCTGAACAAGGGCGGGCACGCCCGAGCTCGAACTCCCGCATACGAGCTAATCATTCCGAAGGTCGATAGTCTCGCTAGCCAAACTGGCGAACGTATCCAGTTCATTGTCGAGGAGAATGGCTATGGCTACTACATCCATGTGGCGACCGGAGAGAACGCGATCTTAGTTGATGCGCATATCGGCAAGCGAGTGCACTTACACGCCAGTTCTGCTGGAAAGGCGATCCTCTCAACGCTCCCCGAAGTACGTGTTGACGCTATTCTCGATCAGCGGGGGATGCCCAGCTACACTCCGGCAACGATCACGACCCGAGCGGATCTTGCTGACGAACTAGCAGCGATCCGTGAGCGGGGCTACTCAATCAGCAACGAAGAATCAATCAGTGGATTAACAGGGATAGGTGTACCGATCCGCTCTGATACTCGTAGAGAACCAATCGGTGCGATCAGCCTCTCTGTGTCTCCACATCGCTTGGATAACGATCACTTTGAGGATGAAATCAGCAATACCCTTCTCAGAACAGTCAACGAGATCGAACTCGATCTACAGTACCGCTGA
- the tcuA gene encoding FAD-dependent tricarballylate dehydrogenase TcuA, protein MNETKYIDERTYDIVVVGSGTAGLVAGLRGAELGHSVAILEKAPADQQGGHTRFSESFRVPSVGTDLGQGYEFAVQDYTTEDFHADVMAQTNGRADEDLTAVLVERAGETIEWLTAQGVDWRMEPLAVGYTAARTWFDGEEYVETLTEAATDCGVDVHYNTAASAMDRAPNGALRSVDARCPDGRIRFDADAVILAAGDYGSSDEKRVRYYGQNYDAMPVRGSRHNTGEAITMAETVGARLVGQWGGAHMALIDADAPAVEGGANRVDGYQYGLLVNDHGERFVDEGEDARAHTYAKFGRRIFEQPSHVAYIVLDSKAHHLARATGPSDPTTGTDLEAVLAEAGCSEPATGAETIREFNNHTTTSEFDPETLDGNRIEAITPPKSNWAIPIDEPPYYVYAVTGGITFSFGGVEITTNAEVLDTRGEPIPGLYAAGNSTGGLFYDNYPGGTAQTNAAVYGKIAAESATEYLDS, encoded by the coding sequence ATGAACGAAACCAAATATATCGACGAACGGACGTACGACATCGTAGTTGTGGGAAGCGGCACCGCCGGTCTTGTCGCCGGACTCAGAGGTGCTGAGCTCGGACACTCGGTTGCAATCCTCGAAAAAGCCCCCGCAGACCAGCAGGGGGGCCATACTCGGTTCAGTGAGTCCTTTCGAGTACCCTCAGTCGGCACCGATCTTGGACAGGGCTATGAGTTCGCAGTCCAGGACTACACAACCGAGGATTTCCACGCGGATGTGATGGCCCAGACGAACGGTCGTGCCGACGAGGACCTCACAGCAGTGCTCGTCGAGCGCGCTGGTGAGACTATCGAGTGGCTCACCGCTCAGGGGGTTGACTGGCGGATGGAGCCACTTGCCGTCGGTTATACAGCAGCCCGGACCTGGTTCGATGGCGAGGAGTACGTCGAAACGCTCACTGAGGCGGCCACCGACTGTGGTGTAGATGTCCATTACAATACCGCGGCGTCCGCAATGGATCGCGCTCCGAATGGTGCGCTCCGGAGCGTTGACGCTCGCTGTCCGGACGGACGGATTCGGTTCGATGCGGATGCGGTGATTCTCGCAGCGGGCGATTATGGCTCAAGCGATGAGAAACGCGTGCGCTACTACGGCCAGAACTACGACGCAATGCCCGTCCGCGGGAGCCGACATAACACCGGCGAAGCGATCACGATGGCCGAGACCGTCGGTGCCCGCCTCGTCGGTCAGTGGGGCGGCGCACACATGGCGCTCATTGACGCCGATGCTCCCGCAGTCGAAGGAGGGGCAAACCGTGTCGATGGCTACCAATACGGACTGTTGGTGAACGATCACGGCGAGCGTTTCGTCGATGAGGGAGAAGATGCCCGGGCACATACATATGCCAAGTTCGGTCGGCGCATCTTTGAGCAGCCCAGTCATGTCGCCTATATCGTCTTAGATTCGAAGGCCCACCACCTTGCACGGGCGACCGGCCCCTCTGATCCGACCACGGGCACGGATCTGGAAGCCGTGCTCGCCGAAGCAGGCTGTAGTGAGCCAGCAACCGGAGCCGAGACCATACGCGAGTTCAACAACCACACCACCACCTCGGAGTTCGATCCCGAGACGCTTGATGGCAATCGGATTGAGGCGATCACGCCACCGAAATCCAACTGGGCAATTCCGATCGACGAGCCGCCCTACTACGTTTATGCGGTCACTGGTGGAATCACGTTCAGCTTCGGTGGTGTCGAGATAACCACCAACGCGGAAGTACTTGATACCCGGGGGGAACCGATCCCTGGTCTGTACGCAGCAGGCAACAGTACAGGGGGGCTGTTTTACGACAACTACCCTGGTGGCACCGCTCAGACGAACGCAGCAGTCTATGGGAAGATCGCCGCCGAATCCGCGACTGAATATCTGGATTCATGA
- a CDS encoding PEP/pyruvate-binding domain-containing protein: MTQRTRSTSYRKSTRRTRKRSRMQGPPPNPYSRTGYPTRDAIEDALDAMANDPEQAYAVRSSATAEDLPAASFTGQQETFLNVRGTDAIVDRVRACMASLFTDRAITYRARNDVSHEEVAIAVVVQRMVSPDVSGILFTADPQTGNRHIASIEAGIGLGAALVSGEVTADTVPVEKRTGEILDYEVGDQQVAVRPTPNGGTETVELDSTDRVLTDEQVRTLVELGEEIEALFEGLQDIEWCLEDGAFSIVQARPITSLFPVPLPKPDDDRLHVYFSMGHVQAFAEAMPPLVRDVWKDFTQLWVMEFGIDADTQWAVEAGGRIYVDMTPLLGVSVLRRGVPKWLSATSEPLSAAVNDLLARRGEAFKEERTVRETLTLLRRFAGAVWTEGRPLIATMLNGFFGAFVGEPNPPDHEEAIWNTWGENVAAYVRAPETPAERARAVFETDNSELTTYPRIGSLYAAMVAEKLLQQLFPDAPKAVNDVGRGFPNELVTRINLGLGDLADVARDHPAVADALREDASLAEIESREGGEAFRAAFEDYLEKFGHRVTGELDISRPRWCEDPSGLLATVRANLDHEQAGEHRKHLRQMEQEASAAAERLEQQADHGLLGSIRKRLVRQLIRTYRNYVQTREYPKHGTAHLFAAWHEASRDAGEVLVDQGRLTDPDDVWFLRKDELFAALEGDSIDVNIAARRAEFEHQTTMDAPPVLTSEGEAPSANPERARMSRMVHSSEQAFRAASSKGRPASFTIPQARRSRPVKSSSRPPPIPAGPRCSLMRRVWSWRSAAK, from the coding sequence ATGACCCAGAGGACGCGATCGACGAGCTATCGGAAATCGACCCGGCGGACACGAAAGCGATCGCGGATGCAGGGGCCGCCTCCGAATCCGTATTCGAGAACAGGATATCCCACAAGAGATGCGATCGAGGACGCCCTCGACGCGATGGCGAACGATCCGGAGCAGGCGTATGCCGTCCGCTCTAGTGCCACCGCCGAAGATCTTCCGGCGGCGTCGTTTACGGGCCAACAGGAGACGTTTCTCAACGTCCGCGGCACAGATGCCATCGTCGATCGGGTGCGTGCGTGCATGGCGAGTCTGTTCACCGATCGTGCGATCACCTACCGAGCCAGAAACGACGTGTCCCACGAGGAGGTCGCGATCGCGGTCGTCGTCCAGCGGATGGTCTCTCCCGACGTGTCTGGTATTCTCTTCACCGCCGATCCACAGACTGGCAATCGTCACATCGCGTCCATCGAGGCGGGGATCGGTCTCGGAGCGGCGTTGGTGTCGGGGGAAGTGACCGCCGACACCGTTCCCGTCGAGAAGCGGACCGGCGAAATCCTCGACTACGAGGTTGGCGACCAACAGGTCGCAGTTCGACCGACTCCGAACGGCGGCACCGAGACGGTCGAACTCGATTCGACCGACCGGGTCCTCACCGACGAGCAGGTCCGGACGCTCGTGGAGCTGGGCGAGGAGATCGAAGCGCTGTTTGAGGGGCTACAGGACATCGAATGGTGTCTTGAAGACGGGGCGTTCTCCATCGTCCAGGCCCGCCCGATCACGTCGCTCTTTCCCGTACCATTGCCCAAGCCGGACGACGATCGCCTGCACGTCTATTTCAGTATGGGGCATGTACAGGCATTTGCCGAAGCGATGCCGCCGCTCGTCAGGGACGTCTGGAAAGACTTCACCCAACTCTGGGTGATGGAGTTTGGGATAGATGCTGACACGCAATGGGCCGTCGAGGCCGGTGGGCGGATTTACGTGGATATGACACCGCTCTTAGGAGTCAGTGTTCTTCGGCGTGGGGTCCCGAAGTGGCTATCAGCAACGAGTGAACCTCTCAGCGCTGCTGTCAATGATCTATTGGCCCGACGCGGCGAGGCGTTCAAAGAAGAGCGGACTGTCCGTGAGACACTCACGCTGTTGCGTCGGTTCGCTGGCGCGGTTTGGACAGAAGGACGGCCGTTGATCGCAACGATGCTTAACGGGTTCTTCGGAGCGTTCGTCGGTGAGCCGAATCCTCCAGACCACGAGGAAGCCATATGGAACACATGGGGAGAAAACGTTGCTGCCTACGTACGTGCGCCCGAAACACCCGCTGAACGTGCTCGTGCCGTCTTTGAGACCGACAATAGTGAGCTTACCACCTATCCGCGCATCGGCTCGTTGTATGCTGCCATGGTAGCAGAAAAATTGCTCCAGCAGCTGTTTCCGGATGCTCCCAAGGCTGTAAACGATGTCGGTAGAGGCTTTCCGAATGAGCTGGTGACACGGATCAACCTCGGACTGGGGGACCTCGCGGATGTGGCGCGTGACCATCCCGCTGTTGCTGACGCGCTGAGAGAGGATGCATCGCTTGCAGAGATCGAATCCCGAGAGGGTGGTGAGGCGTTCCGAGCTGCGTTTGAGGATTATCTTGAGAAGTTCGGCCATCGTGTGACCGGCGAGTTGGATATCAGCCGTCCGCGATGGTGCGAAGATCCGTCTGGACTGCTCGCGACAGTTCGCGCGAACCTCGACCACGAACAAGCAGGCGAACACCGCAAGCACCTCCGCCAGATGGAACAGGAGGCGAGCGCAGCGGCCGAGCGTCTCGAACAACAGGCCGACCACGGACTCCTGGGTTCGATCCGGAAACGACTCGTCCGCCAACTGATCCGGACGTATCGGAACTACGTTCAGACCCGCGAATACCCCAAACATGGTACTGCGCACCTCTTCGCAGCGTGGCACGAAGCATCCCGGGATGCCGGAGAAGTGCTCGTCGACCAGGGTCGCTTGACCGATCCTGACGACGTTTGGTTCCTCCGAAAAGACGAATTGTTCGCCGCGCTGGAGGGCGACTCGATCGACGTCAATATCGCGGCCCGGCGCGCCGAATTCGAGCACCAGACGACAATGGATGCGCCGCCGGTGCTGACGAGCGAGGGTGAAGCGCCGAGCGCGAACCCCGAACGTGCGCGGATGTCCCGGATGGTGCACTCGTCGGAACAGGCGTTTCGAGCGGCGTCGTCGAAGGGACGGCCCGCGTCGTTCACGATCCCACAGGCGAGACGGTCGAGACCGGTGAAATCCTCGTCGCGCCCCCCTCCGATCCCGGCTGGACCCCGTTGTTCCTTAATGCGGCGGGTATGGTCGTGGAGGTCGGCGGCCAAATGA
- a CDS encoding PEP-utilizing enzyme, whose amino-acid sequence MFLNAAGMVVEVGGQMSPGALVAREYGLPAVVSVPEATRRIETGQRVRIDGTQGTVEIMENGQ is encoded by the coding sequence TTGTTCCTTAATGCGGCGGGTATGGTCGTGGAGGTCGGCGGCCAAATGAGCCCCGGCGCACTCGTCGCACGGGAATACGGGTTGCCCGCGGTGGTATCGGTCCCCGAAGCGACCCGCCGCATCGAGACGGGACAACGAGTGCGAATTGATGGCACCCAAGGAACCGTCGAGATCATGGAGAACGGCCAATGA
- a CDS encoding PrpF domain-containing protein encodes MTRDVDPANIPGYGSRTAARAGSQEHLKCALVRGGTSKGMLIRGGDLPLEHQDEAILSVFGSHEPRQVDGIGGATSTTSKLMIVSPSSRPTVDIEYTFGQVGVKEAMIDYGGNCGNMTTAIGPFAYDEGMLEIPEESTLTEDPYRLSLTLFNTNTETRLTQTFPVNGRRALTEGSFSIHGVPGTGARVDTTFHDPSRTKTGALYPLGGPTTTLETSTGSVEATVLDVTTPVVFVRAEALGLTGTERPDDIDNDSALLERIEEIRSVACSRLGIVTNAAQATHDSPGFPKLAFVTEPQSYETDTDCVKATEIDLTARIMSMQYLHPIYAVTGAGCTAAATRLPGTIPNQVATDTTEEVAIGHPQGIMTVTADVEAETVNAVTVSRTQRRLMEGNAFYTL; translated from the coding sequence ATGACACGGGATGTAGATCCTGCGAACATACCGGGATACGGATCGAGGACGGCAGCCAGAGCTGGCAGTCAGGAGCATCTCAAGTGTGCCCTGGTCCGTGGTGGGACGAGTAAGGGTATGCTGATCCGCGGCGGTGACCTTCCTCTTGAGCACCAGGATGAAGCGATTCTCTCGGTTTTTGGCAGTCACGAACCCCGTCAGGTTGACGGGATCGGGGGGGCAACCTCCACAACCTCGAAGCTAATGATTGTCTCGCCGAGTTCGCGGCCCACTGTCGATATCGAATACACGTTTGGTCAGGTCGGTGTTAAAGAGGCGATGATCGACTACGGAGGAAATTGTGGGAACATGACCACGGCCATTGGTCCGTTCGCCTACGATGAAGGAATGCTTGAGATTCCGGAGGAATCGACACTAACAGAAGACCCCTACCGACTGAGTCTCACCCTCTTTAATACAAATACGGAGACGCGTCTGACACAGACATTCCCCGTTAATGGGAGGAGAGCTCTCACCGAGGGATCGTTTTCTATCCACGGTGTCCCTGGAACAGGCGCTCGGGTCGATACCACGTTTCACGATCCGAGCAGGACGAAAACCGGCGCACTGTATCCTCTTGGTGGACCAACAACGACACTCGAAACTAGCACCGGGTCAGTCGAAGCGACAGTACTCGATGTCACGACGCCCGTCGTCTTCGTCCGAGCAGAAGCACTTGGACTCACCGGCACAGAGCGTCCCGACGACATCGACAATGATTCTGCGCTACTCGAACGTATCGAAGAGATCCGCTCGGTCGCATGTTCGCGTCTCGGGATTGTTACGAACGCCGCACAGGCGACTCACGATTCGCCGGGCTTCCCGAAGCTCGCGTTCGTCACCGAGCCACAGTCCTACGAAACGGATACGGATTGTGTCAAGGCAACCGAGATCGACCTTACCGCTCGAATCATGAGTATGCAGTATCTCCATCCTATTTACGCAGTGACTGGTGCTGGCTGCACGGCTGCGGCAACACGCCTTCCAGGAACGATCCCTAACCAGGTCGCTACGGACACCACAGAGGAAGTGGCTATCGGTCATCCACAAGGTATCATGACGGTCACTGCTGATGTCGAAGCTGAGACGGTGAATGCAGTAACTGTGTCGAGAACACAACGACGTCTCATGGAAGGTAACGCCTTCTATACGCTGTAG
- the cysC gene encoding adenylyl-sulfate kinase: MVGETTWLFGLPCSGKTTLAEGLVGPKTVHLDGDYLRDTLNTDLGFSKEDRTENLRRAAGIAEGLNKQGFDVVASFITPYESQREMIREKVSDVAFVHVKAPIDVCEERDVKGMYEQARKGKIENFTGIDAPFEVPEQGEGVLEVQTAMHSKKENLKEINMELNRQSEPSHVFLGRWQPLHDGHRTIIDSVADNREVVVAIRDTELSEKNPFTAQERKELIEDVYSNHPNVEVMIVPDIDTVTVGREVGYSVVSVPEEIAEISGTETRQEYEQCELLTGKHLSD; the protein is encoded by the coding sequence ATGGTGGGCGAAACAACATGGCTCTTCGGGCTACCGTGTTCCGGGAAGACAACCCTCGCTGAAGGATTAGTTGGTCCGAAGACGGTCCACTTGGACGGAGATTATCTTCGCGACACGCTCAACACCGACCTCGGGTTCTCGAAGGAGGACCGCACTGAGAATCTCAGACGTGCTGCCGGGATAGCTGAAGGGTTAAACAAGCAAGGGTTCGATGTCGTCGCCTCGTTCATTACACCATACGAATCACAACGCGAGATGATTCGTGAGAAGGTAAGCGACGTTGCGTTCGTCCACGTCAAAGCACCGATTGATGTGTGTGAGGAGCGCGATGTGAAGGGCATGTATGAACAAGCTCGGAAGGGGAAGATAGAGAACTTCACCGGTATCGATGCGCCCTTCGAGGTGCCTGAGCAAGGAGAGGGTGTGCTCGAAGTGCAGACTGCGATGCACTCAAAGAAGGAAAACCTCAAGGAAATCAATATGGAGCTGAATCGTCAGTCCGAGCCGAGCCACGTGTTTCTCGGTCGGTGGCAGCCACTCCATGATGGTCATCGTACTATCATCGATTCCGTTGCCGACAACAGAGAGGTCGTTGTTGCTATCCGCGACACCGAGCTCAGCGAGAAAAACCCGTTCACTGCACAGGAGCGAAAAGAACTCATTGAAGACGTATATAGCAATCATCCGAACGTCGAGGTGATGATCGTTCCAGACATCGATACGGTCACTGTTGGGCGTGAGGTAGGGTATTCGGTCGTCTCGGTTCCTGAGGAGATAGCGGAGATAAGTGGAACAGAAACACGGCAAGAGTACGAACAGTGTGAACTCCTCACAGGGAAGCATTTATCGGACTAG
- a CDS encoding TetR/AcrR family transcriptional regulator: protein MPTFTEEKRERVREALCDTGRGLLGRYGIRKTSISELTEAVGIGKGTFYQFYDSKEELYVDILAQYREEAVPRLLNIRGAR, encoded by the coding sequence ATGCCGACCTTTACTGAGGAGAAGCGCGAACGAGTCCGAGAAGCGCTTTGTGACACCGGGCGTGGGCTCTTGGGTCGCTATGGCATCCGTAAGACATCGATCTCGGAACTCACTGAGGCGGTGGGAATCGGAAAGGGCACGTTCTACCAGTTCTACGACTCGAAAGAGGAGCTCTACGTCGACATCCTCGCCCAGTACCGCGAAGAGGCCGTTCCTCGATTGCTGAACATTCGAGGCGCACGATGA
- a CDS encoding tripartite tricarboxylate transporter permease produces MVAIGILIDAIQTTFGWPTVLFLLLGVVIGMIGGALPGVGGALTLAIITPFTLQFESTTAIVFLISAYNGVMYGGSISSILFNVPGSASAAATSLEGYPMTKQGRAVDALTISAIASGIGDILGALVIILLLPVMVSIVLLFGTPEYFLIAVFGLSLIIVVSEGTFLKDVMAGGFGALIATVGIAPMSPTPRYTLGHFGLYDGVNFVAALIGIFAVSEMLRLSRFEGSISKESTGLDGSVTSGIQNVASNIVALVKSSAIGLGVGAIPGSGGSVATFIAYGEAKRSSDSPDAFGHGAEEGVVATESANNATVSGALIPTLTFGIPGSTTTAVLIGALLLHGLRPGPKLFGDEIKLTYSIFVTILICGILIMAIGLLAIRWMGYITTINTDLIIPAIIVLSVLGAFSLNGNYTDVFVVLVMGAIGYLMNAHGYSIIALLLGLILGPIAEENLYRSLQLSGGNFDIFVASPLRIILVVMTVLVIVGPYLQPAIDVLWKNISEQ; encoded by the coding sequence ATGGTTGCTATCGGAATTCTGATCGATGCGATTCAGACCACCTTCGGTTGGCCAACCGTCCTTTTTCTCCTCCTCGGTGTGGTTATCGGCATGATCGGCGGAGCGCTCCCTGGCGTCGGCGGTGCACTGACGCTGGCGATCATCACGCCGTTTACGCTCCAGTTCGAGAGTACGACCGCGATTGTCTTCCTCATCAGCGCCTACAATGGTGTGATGTACGGTGGAAGCATCTCCTCGATCTTGTTCAATGTCCCTGGAAGCGCCTCGGCAGCCGCAACCTCGCTTGAAGGCTACCCGATGACCAAACAGGGGCGCGCGGTCGATGCGCTTACGATTTCAGCGATCGCCTCGGGGATCGGAGATATTCTCGGGGCGCTGGTTATCATCCTCTTGCTGCCGGTGATGGTCTCGATAGTGTTGCTATTCGGTACACCGGAGTATTTCCTCATCGCGGTGTTCGGACTCTCGCTAATCATCGTCGTCTCAGAGGGGACCTTCCTGAAGGACGTGATGGCGGGCGGATTTGGTGCGCTTATCGCCACTGTCGGGATCGCGCCGATGTCCCCGACGCCCCGATACACCCTCGGACACTTTGGTCTCTACGATGGTGTCAATTTCGTCGCTGCACTCATTGGTATCTTCGCTGTCTCGGAAATGCTCCGGCTCAGTCGCTTTGAGGGCAGCATTTCCAAGGAGAGTACTGGGCTCGATGGAAGCGTCACGAGCGGGATTCAGAACGTCGCTTCAAACATCGTAGCACTGGTAAAATCGTCAGCGATCGGTCTCGGAGTCGGAGCAATCCCTGGCTCGGGAGGCTCCGTTGCGACGTTCATCGCGTATGGTGAAGCAAAGCGCTCCAGTGATAGCCCTGATGCATTCGGCCATGGCGCTGAAGAGGGAGTTGTCGCCACAGAATCTGCGAACAACGCAACCGTTAGCGGAGCACTCATCCCAACGCTCACATTCGGTATTCCAGGTAGTACGACGACAGCAGTCCTCATTGGAGCACTCTTGTTACATGGTCTCCGTCCCGGACCAAAGCTGTTCGGTGATGAGATCAAGCTCACCTACTCGATCTTCGTGACGATCCTCATCTGTGGTATCCTGATTATGGCGATCGGACTGCTGGCCATCCGCTGGATGGGCTACATCACAACGATCAACACTGACCTGATCATTCCGGCGATCATCGTACTTTCGGTGCTCGGTGCATTTTCACTCAATGGAAACTACACCGACGTCTTCGTCGTGCTTGTGATGGGAGCGATCGGCTATCTGATGAACGCACACGGCTATTCGATCATTGCACTGCTGTTGGGATTGATCCTCGGGCCGATTGCCGAGGAGAACCTCTATCGTTCACTTCAGCTCAGTGGCGGAAACTTCGATATTTTCGTCGCGAGTCCACTCCGGATCATCCTCGTCGTGATGACGGTACTCGTTATCGTCGGCCCGTACCTGCAACCAGCGATCGATGTGCTCTGGAAGAATATTTCTGAACAATGA
- a CDS encoding Bug family tripartite tricarboxylate transporter substrate binding protein, with translation MSDRQYRISRRSFLASTTIGITALAGCNNNSGQVGAAYPSESLSCIVPFGQGGGTDTYARQIMPKLSEVLDVSVAIRNAPGASSLKGTGELVQTESDGYSFGVFNPPSTPISYLVYQPSWDIRSLVPVCTYGQTPYAVFARSELGVEGLRDLVERYRTDELSIFSGLGRGGIVHVAANVMRTEYNLEYDRYVSYGGGGPAIRAAVSGEVPIVATTDTAASGAVASGDLEPITILSSRGSSIFPDAPSPSDEGFSSIDYIGQLTRCMFLPPGTDTGKRATLEQAVQTALQKNSAQKWAKQTGNTVEFGDHEAARNALKRSLDTIQQRINIDEIMNGDT, from the coding sequence ATGAGTGATAGGCAATACCGTATCTCGCGGCGGTCGTTCCTGGCGAGCACGACGATCGGTATCACAGCGTTGGCAGGTTGTAACAACAACAGTGGCCAGGTGGGAGCAGCCTACCCAAGCGAATCGCTCTCGTGTATCGTTCCGTTTGGCCAAGGCGGCGGTACTGACACATACGCTCGGCAGATTATGCCTAAGCTGTCCGAGGTACTCGATGTGAGCGTTGCGATCAGGAACGCTCCTGGTGCGTCTTCATTGAAAGGTACCGGTGAACTCGTCCAGACAGAGTCGGACGGCTATTCATTCGGTGTGTTCAATCCTCCCTCAACACCGATCTCCTATCTCGTCTATCAGCCGAGCTGGGACATACGCTCGCTCGTTCCGGTTTGTACGTACGGACAGACTCCGTATGCAGTCTTCGCTCGGAGCGAGCTTGGGGTTGAGGGGCTACGTGATCTCGTTGAACGCTATCGAACCGACGAGTTATCGATCTTCTCCGGGCTCGGTCGCGGGGGGATCGTTCACGTCGCGGCCAACGTGATGCGAACGGAATACAACCTGGAGTATGACCGCTACGTCAGCTATGGCGGGGGTGGTCCCGCTATCAGAGCGGCTGTCTCGGGTGAAGTACCGATCGTTGCGACGACAGATACCGCTGCGTCGGGTGCGGTAGCCTCGGGTGATCTCGAACCCATAACCATTCTTTCAAGTCGAGGAAGCTCGATCTTCCCAGACGCACCCTCCCCATCCGATGAAGGATTTTCGAGCATCGATTACATCGGACAGCTCACGAGGTGTATGTTCCTTCCACCAGGGACAGACACCGGGAAGCGGGCAACCCTAGAGCAAGCCGTGCAAACGGCTCTTCAGAAGAATTCGGCCCAGAAATGGGCAAAACAAACGGGTAACACCGTCGAGTTTGGCGATCACGAGGCAGCGAGAAATGCGCTTAAACGATCGCTCGATACGATCCAACAGCGCATCAACATTGATGAAATAATGAATGGAGATACCTGA
- a CDS encoding tripartite tricarboxylate transporter TctB family protein, producing the protein MSHERRSEGEETGRLEPLVEFVRLVDGGRVLFWTILLAAGYMFITANSFSADARLFPRLTSGIVLLAGVAHICVERFDVAATVARVVSPDTRANVRDAQTTTADTSTGEETTASPASDRENAATADLDTMLVLAALITSYIIAGYLVGLFWITPLFVIAYMLYAGQSYLRTLLLTALMIGVAYGFFGIMNLDIMTGVL; encoded by the coding sequence ATGAGTCACGAACGTCGCTCCGAGGGTGAAGAAACGGGCCGCTTAGAGCCCCTCGTCGAGTTCGTTCGTCTCGTCGATGGCGGGCGGGTACTGTTCTGGACCATACTGCTCGCGGCGGGCTATATGTTCATTACAGCCAATAGCTTCAGTGCAGATGCACGGCTGTTCCCACGGCTCACGTCCGGTATCGTCTTGCTTGCTGGTGTTGCCCACATCTGTGTTGAGCGGTTCGATGTGGCCGCGACGGTGGCCCGTGTTGTAAGTCCTGATACCAGAGCGAATGTCCGTGATGCCCAAACGACGACCGCGGATACATCAACGGGAGAGGAAACGACGGCATCGCCAGCGAGCGATCGCGAAAACGCCGCAACTGCGGATCTCGATACGATGCTCGTACTCGCTGCGCTCATCACAAGCTACATCATCGCTGGCTATCTCGTTGGCTTGTTCTGGATCACGCCGTTGTTTGTGATTGCCTATATGCTCTATGCCGGGCAATCTTACCTGCGAACACTGTTGCTGACGGCACTCATGATCGGTGTCGCCTACGGATTCTTCGGTATCATGAATCTAGACATCATGACGGGGGTGCTCTAA